CCCCACCATCACCCGCCCGCCAAAAAGGGGTGTGGCCAATTCTGCATCCAGCCCGCCGTACTGAACCTCCAGAAGCCCCACATCCAGTCGGCCATAGATCTCATAGGGGAACTTTCTGATCTGCTCGGCCATCAAAATCCCCAACACGGCCTTATTCTGCTGGTAAGGCACAATATCCGTCCGCACTGCCTCCGCCGAGGGAGTATTCAAAGAGGACACCGTATTGAAGGGATAATATTCCAGACCCGTGATCAGGGATGCCCCCGACCAGGGATAGACGCCCACCCAGGCCCGCGCGCCGAAGCGGTACTTGAAAAACCCCGAGGGATCGTTGAGGAATGTCCGAAAGGACGGCAGTATCCCGTAATCCCACCACTTCCGGTAAAGCTTCTTCCCGGGCAGACCATCGGTAATGTCCGTATTGAATACATCTGCCATACCGGACCTGATCCGGTATCCATTATTAGCACTGGATTCCGGCTTTCGCCGGAATGACGACGAGAGAAACTCCGCCGCCGTAATCTTCTCCGCCAGGAAGAGCGCCGCATCCTCGCGCAGGCAGGTAAGCGACACGATGGGAAGCCCGTTGTTCGCGATAATCAGGCGGAGCTCCCGAATCTCGATGGGCGCAAACTCCGTTACGACCCGCAGCATCACCGCGACGGCCCGCGGCGTGTAGTAATACTTGTCGTTCCGGGCCTCTACCGCCAGCTTATCTCCGTCCCGCAGCACGATAATATCGCTGAAGCCGGAAGCATCCAGCCCGCGGGCGATCCGTTGCTCCCAGGGATGCAGAAGACGGTACTCAGGTTTTTCCTTGTAGGGATGATCATAAATTGGAATCAGGGGCACGCCCATATCGAAGGCCACAGAAATATTCGCCCCGATCTGCTGCCCCCGCTGCCAGCTCAGATCTGTCTCTACCCAATCCAGAGGCCGCCAGCGGATACCGAAGTTATATTGGGAGGGGACGGGTTCGGTAAAATACTTTGCCTGCGCCGGATCGCCGGTCTGCTCGTCGTAGCGGATCGGGTTGTACTCCGCCATCAGCATCAGCCGCTCCGACAGAGCAAACTGTACTCCCCAGAAGAATTGTCCATCCTGCCGGAAGGAGGCGTTGTCGGTGAACATCTCGACTGCGATTCCTTCCCCCTGTCCGGGCAGCGGCTGTTTCCCGTAGCGCCCGTTCCCGAAACCGATCGTGAAATCGAAGGGATAGATCTGCTTGCTCGCCACCAGGTACTGGGCGGGATAAACCCGCGTCCCGTGTGGATCCATGATCCCGACGGCGATGGCCGGCCACCACTTTCCTTCGGCGAGAAACTGATACTTGAAATCTATAGCCTTGTCCCTGGTATTGCCATAGTCCGCCGTAAGTGCTCCCACACCCATGACTTCCGTCACCCGCCCACCGATCTCCAACCCCGAAAGCAGCGCAACCGCAAAATAATAGTTTCGATACGGATCAACCTGGCTCGCGCCGAAGCGATACCGCCCCGCCCGCATCACCCGCGCCGTAGGAATCTCCATGATCCCCGTCCCGCCCCAGTTCGCCGGTCCGTCAAAGGGTTCATCCGCCGCTACCGCAGTCCCAATCAACGCCGCAACCAAAAACCAGACAAAAAAAAGGGCTAACGCCCTTTGCTTCAGCATCCTGATATTCCTTTACGTTTTAAGAGACTTTGCACAACTCCCTTATTCGTCATTCCGGTGCTCTTTTCAGTCCTCGCTTGACGGGGAAAAACCGGAATCCAGGAAGTGGCTGATAATACTGGATACCGGCCTTCGCCGGTATGACATAATTGATGGTTTTCTGTAATTGTGCAAGGTTTCTTAAAGTGTTAGAGCGTAAAACATAATTACATCCTGTTGCCGCAGGTATAGCCGGCGTTGAGCAGGGTCTTTTCTTTGGCGGCGATTTCGAGGTCGGCGGCGACCATCATGTCAATAAGCTGATCGAAGCTGACTTTCGGCTGCCAGTTGAGGTCGTGGCGGGCCCGGGAGGCATCGCCCAGCAGAACGTCCACCTCGGTGGGGCGGAAATAACGGGGGTCTACGGCCACATACTGCTTATAATCAAGATCCAGCCGGGCAAATACCTTCTCCGTAAATTCACGGACCGAATAGGTCTCGCCCGTGGCGATGACATAATCTTCAGGCCGCTCCTGCTGGAGCATGAGCCACATGGCCTCGACATAATCCCCGGCATAGCCCCAGTCGCGCTTGGCCTCAAGATTGCCGAGGTAGAGCTTGTCCTGGAGACACAGTTTGATCCGCGTCGCCGCCCGGGTGATCTTGCGCGTAACGAATGTCTCGCCGCGGCGGGGCGATTCGTGATTGAAGAGGATGCCGTTGGCCGCAAATATCTTATAAGCATCCCGGTAATTGCGGACGACATAGTAGGCGTAAACCTTGGCGGCGGCGTACGGACTCCGGGGTTGGAAGGGCGTCGTCTCGCTCTGCGGGGGCAGCGCGGCGCCGAACATCTCGCTCGAAGATGCCTGATAGAAACGGGCCTTGATCCCCGTCCTCCGGATGGCCTCCAAAAGGCGAATGGTCCCGAGGCCCGTCACGTCCCCCGTGTACTCGGGCATATCGAAGCTCACGCGCACATGGCTCTGGGCGCCGAGATTATATATTTCATCCGGTCTTATTTCATTAATCAGATCGGTCAGATGACCAGAAACCGAGAGGTCGCCGTAGTGGAGATAGACCCGCGCCTGGGGGTCATGGAAATCCTTGTAAAGGTGATCAATGCGGTTTGTGTTGAAGGTGCTGGCCCGGCGGATAAGGCCATGGATCTCATAGCCCTTGTTGAGCAACAGCTCCGCCAGATAGGAACCATCCTGACCCGTGATGCCCGTGATGAGCGCTTTTTTCATAAATTATCAAACCAGACTATTGCGGGTTTCCAAATCCCCCTTTACTAAAGGGGGAGATTATAGTTCCCCTCTTGGGAAAAGAGGCAACCCTCTGCTTCCCCTCTTTAGTAAAGAGGGGTCAGGGGAGATTTGATCAACACTCCGATAATGTTTCAATTACTTGCGGGTGGAGAAGGTCTCTTCGAGGCCGACCTTCCAGGCGCCTTCTTCCCGGAACATCTTCAGAATGGCGTCGCGGTCGGATTTTCTGTAGCGAATGATAATCTCGGCGGTATCTTTTTTTATCTCGCCCATGGTCCACTTGCTTTCTTCGAGAACCAGCCTCGGCTCGAACTGCAAGACATAATTTGTCCAGTAATCACGGGCAAGATCGCCGCCGGCAGCGAAATCCGCCCCGATGCGCTCGTCCGCATAGTCGAACCCGCCCTTACCGATGGCCTTGCGCACATTTTTTATGATGCTTCGCCGCGACTGGACGGACAGACCGCGCCACAGGGCCGGATAAGCCGCCTGCGACATATTCTGGAATACTGCTTCCGCCGCGCTCAGAACACTGCCAACGTCCCGGGCGTCTCCTGCTGCCTGCGGCTTCGCAGGAAGCAACAGGCAGCAGATGAGGAACATCCCTACTAAAAACAATATGTTACTTTTATTTTTGCCCAATACACCAAGTGATGACTATCAATGGTGATGGGTTGACGTGGTCGAACCTGAACCAGCCGATACACCGGCCGCTACCGCTGCCGCTGCTACTGCTGCTCCTACGGCAATCGTTCCGGTCGTTAACCCGGCTGCCGCTCCGGCCCCTGCAGATGCCCCGGCACCGCCGGCGCCAGAACCGGCCGCCGCCGTGCCTGCCTCAGCAGCAGCCGCAAATGCCTGAAACGGAACGGCCATCACCAAAACGAATAAAATTGCCACGACACTAACAAATTTTCCGAACTTCCGCATGATCAACCTCCTCCTTGAAAAAGTAGTCTAACAATCTGTCGGAGAGATTTCTCTCCACCTCGGGACTAAAAAGCAACCAATGTTTTGCGACAATCTAAACTCTCATCCTCCCCATGTCAAGAAAAATTTCACAATTTGTGAAAAATATTTTACCTGCCGGCTTAGAAGAGAGTTATGAGCACACCGGCAGACACTGCCGTATTCATCAATATCTGCGTGATATCGCGGACGTTCCTCATCCAGGCGATCCGTTCGACCTTCTCCGGCACGACGATGGTGTCGCCCGGTTCGATTTCCTTGATCTCTTCGCCGGCGCCGGCAAGTTCCCAGCGATTCTGCGATGAGCTCCAGTTGAAGAACCCGCGGGCTATCTTCCGGGCAGAACCGTCCACCTTCAGAACAAAAACGTTGCCCGTGTCGGCGAAACCGGCATAGCCGCCGGTCTGTTCGATGTAGTCCTTATAGTCCAGCCGGTCGGCATAGACATAACTGCCCTGGATCATCACAGCGCCAACAACATTGACGACGCTGTTCTTCTGGGGAAGAAAAAGGTTATCGTGGTCCTCAAGCTCAATGTCATATTCACTGCCCTTGAGCAGGCGCAGGTGAGCCATGTAAATCGTCATCCGGCCCGTGGCCTTGAGTTTCCTTAGTGACTCGACGAACTTTTGCTTCTGCTCCATTTCGGCCTTCTTACCGGCAATCTCTTCAGCCGATATCGCCGTGGATAAACTTTGGCCGCCGGAAAGAAGTTCCCGCTCCAAACGGTCCGCCATCTCCAGGATGCTCTTCTGCTGGAGATCGCGCACCCGCTCCCGCGTGAACATGGTCCCTCGCAGATAGGCCGTTTCCTTGTAACCGCCCGCCCGTTCGATGAGCGACGAGAGCTTCTCCCCCCTGCGGATCGCGTAGGTACCGGGGAAGCGCACTTCACCCTCGATCTTGACGAATTTCTCCTGCCGCCAATCCGGGATCTGCTTCACCAACAGGCGATCGTAGGGCCGCAGAGGGGCATTCTGGCCGGTATCGCCGGCGAAAGCCTTCCGTAAGTTCAGGTTGCGATTTTCATATTTCGTATTTTGGCCGCCATCAACAATCATGGATGTCAATTCGGCTTCATCGAGGTAGGCCGATTCCTTGATGTTACCGGCTGCAAACAGCAGATCCCGAACGGTCATCCCCTCGGTTAGCGGGTACTGCCCGGTCCGGCTGACCTCCCCTTCGATGGTCACGAATTTTTCCGGTATGGACTCCTGAATATGGTGAATAACCAGACGATCCTTGTCCTGCAAGACGATATTGTCCTGGTCGCGCTCGGCCAGAGCACGGGCAATATCCACGATCATCATGGTCACGCCCCTGCTCTCCGGATTGGTTCGGAAGATGTGGGCAGAATCCAGAGAGGCGTACGCATTCGGTCCGCCGGCCATAAAGAGAGCGTCTTTGACGCGCATATTCTTCTGCAGGGGGTATTTCCCCGGGTTGCGCACCTCACCGCTGACTGTTATGTCGGGCCTGTTATGGAAATCCCACTGGCGGAAGATATAAATCTCATCGTAGGGCTGCAACGCCAGGTCCTCGCCGGGCGCTTTCTGCAGGACAGCCTCGCCTAACTTGAAAGGTACAATCGTCGGCTCCATCGTCGGTTTTTTGTAACGCTTGACAAAGGCATAGGATAGATTCGTATCGGGCTGCAGGTCCCTCTCCATAATCATCATGGAAACGGTGCTTCCCGGCTGAAACTGATACTTTCCCGGCCGCTTCACGTTGCCATACAGATAAACGACGTTCACATCCTCGTCCACCACGCGAAATATCTTAACCCGGTCGCCATCCTGCAGAGCGAAAGAATCCTTCCTGTCCTTCATGGCTGCCAGAGAAGTATCCAGGACGACTCGTTCCTGGTTGTTGGCATAACGCTGAACCTGGATCTGCCCGCCAAAAGCGGATGTCTTGAGGCCCCCCGCCAAATCCAGTATCTTAAGCAGGGACTGTTCCTGCTTAAGTTCGTACAGGGCGGGTACCTTCACATCGCCGTAGATGGCCACGGTGGCCTCCGGCTTGGGGACAAAGATGACATCCCCCTGTTGGAGCCGTAAGTCTTTCGACTTGTCGCCGTTTAAAATCAGGTCATAGAGGTCAAAGACGCTTACCACCTTATCGTTGCGTTTTAGCTGGATATTCCGCATGGAACCAAGTTGCACAGGCAGCAGTGTCTCCTTTTCCGTCAGCGCTTCCTTGTACCGCTTCTCGGGGAA
This DNA window, taken from Deltaproteobacteria bacterium, encodes the following:
- a CDS encoding SLBB domain-containing protein — translated: MKVRKMNKSLRNWIWILSVALLLATSLNVFALDAALPDLGKYLQSLPDLRGKTPATKKNGEAKRLGTEAKKPAGSTGDTTAAVPEKADLTYPMLETLIQEKGILPPEELKVFGQQLFSAGPTSFSPPTNMPVTLDYVVGPDDDIVVNVWGRLNETYTLTVQRNGSVYIPQVGSINVAGQTYKQVVAAIRKEVESVLGVSASVTMGELRSITVFVVGAVKQPGAYTVSAFDTILNALIYAGGPETKSLLNDWYREKIKKENDDALQLVERLRKERDRISDRELTGADIRAKSPQLPGSAAQFPGSAIQFPGGAAQFPGSAAQFPSGAAQFPGGTVQFPDGATQFPSAAQLPGGATGKDQGSVLKKLLTIFQEERQSEDVIKRVRELDGEQLQKELEDLETVEKNRDKYTSLRQLVEKIKSDKELTEKMKDYTKLDVRYLEDELRKLDSSRDMVERDYTLKQHVFPEKRYKEALTEKETLLPVQLGSMRNIQLKRNDKVVSVFDLYDLILNGDKSKDLRLQQGDVIFVPKPEATVAIYGDVKVPALYELKQEQSLLKILDLAGGLKTSAFGGQIQVQRYANNQERVVLDTSLAAMKDRKDSFALQDGDRVKIFRVVDEDVNVVYLYGNVKRPGKYQFQPGSTVSMMIMERDLQPDTNLSYAFVKRYKKPTMEPTIVPFKLGEAVLQKAPGEDLALQPYDEIYIFRQWDFHNRPDITVSGEVRNPGKYPLQKNMRVKDALFMAGGPNAYASLDSAHIFRTNPESRGVTMMIVDIARALAERDQDNIVLQDKDRLVIHHIQESIPEKFVTIEGEVSRTGQYPLTEGMTVRDLLFAAGNIKESAYLDEAELTSMIVDGGQNTKYENRNLNLRKAFAGDTGQNAPLRPYDRLLVKQIPDWRQEKFVKIEGEVRFPGTYAIRRGEKLSSLIERAGGYKETAYLRGTMFTRERVRDLQQKSILEMADRLERELLSGGQSLSTAISAEEIAGKKAEMEQKQKFVESLRKLKATGRMTIYMAHLRLLKGSEYDIELEDHDNLFLPQKNSVVNVVGAVMIQGSYVYADRLDYKDYIEQTGGYAGFADTGNVFVLKVDGSARKIARGFFNWSSSQNRWELAGAGEEIKEIEPGDTIVVPEKVERIAWMRNVRDITQILMNTAVSAGVLITLF
- a CDS encoding YjbH domain-containing protein, which gives rise to MLKQRALALFFVWFLVAALIGTAVAADEPFDGPANWGGTGIMEIPTARVMRAGRYRFGASQVDPYRNYYFAVALLSGLEIGGRVTEVMGVGALTADYGNTRDKAIDFKYQFLAEGKWWPAIAVGIMDPHGTRVYPAQYLVASKQIYPFDFTIGFGNGRYGKQPLPGQGEGIAVEMFTDNASFRQDGQFFWGVQFALSERLMLMAEYNPIRYDEQTGDPAQAKYFTEPVPSQYNFGIRWRPLDWVETDLSWQRGQQIGANISVAFDMGVPLIPIYDHPYKEKPEYRLLHPWEQRIARGLDASGFSDIIVLRDGDKLAVEARNDKYYYTPRAVAVMLRVVTEFAPIEIRELRLIIANNGLPIVSLTCLREDAALFLAEKITAAEFLSSSFRRKPESSANNGYRIRSGMADVFNTDITDGLPGKKLYRKWWDYGILPSFRTFLNDPSGFFKYRFGARAWVGVYPWSGASLITGLEYYPFNTVSSLNTPSAEAVRTDIVPYQQNKAVLGILMAEQIRKFPYEIYGRLDVGLLEVQYGGLDAELATPLFGGRVMVGLAGSLVKKRDPDMAFGFKENDYKDVYQTAFLNTRINFPEIEAALDFKTGQFLAGDRGTVVTLSKFFNGVILSAWYSITNTDVFTDPFNRGYHDKGIAVTIPMRLFEGTDSKTAYDFAVSAWTRDVAQDIDHFNNLFDYMRRNTQIYLKKDALARDGRKAGFN
- the gmd gene encoding GDP-mannose 4,6-dehydratase, encoding MKKALITGITGQDGSYLAELLLNKGYEIHGLIRRASTFNTNRIDHLYKDFHDPQARVYLHYGDLSVSGHLTDLINEIRPDEIYNLGAQSHVRVSFDMPEYTGDVTGLGTIRLLEAIRRTGIKARFYQASSSEMFGAALPPQSETTPFQPRSPYAAAKVYAYYVVRNYRDAYKIFAANGILFNHESPRRGETFVTRKITRAATRIKLCLQDKLYLGNLEAKRDWGYAGDYVEAMWLMLQQERPEDYVIATGETYSVREFTEKVFARLDLDYKQYVAVDPRYFRPTEVDVLLGDASRARHDLNWQPKVSFDQLIDMMVAADLEIAAKEKTLLNAGYTCGNRM